One Pararhizobium capsulatum DSM 1112 DNA segment encodes these proteins:
- a CDS encoding LysR family transcriptional regulator produces MLDTDHLRTFVAVAETQNFTKAGEVVGRTQSAVSIQMRKLEDSLGEPLFERSSRGVALTHQGAQLLIRARRVIAMLKEAEVSVKGSHLRGLVRIGIPEEYSTSVLPTALRTFDAVHPGVEIIVTFGRSSSNAAALAKGDLDICVVYETGGITEQEVLQTDPTVWVTSAIYEQHLLSPLPVAMYTGESWCRTMALDALKDRGLDFRMSYLGTSTGGLIAGVLAGLAIAPLSRSSVPSNCRELTAEDGFPVIDHSNVILIVSQSNPSDAVQGMASAIRQAFFAQR; encoded by the coding sequence ATGCTCGATACAGATCACCTGCGAACATTCGTAGCCGTAGCTGAAACACAAAACTTCACGAAGGCCGGTGAAGTGGTCGGTCGTACGCAATCGGCTGTAAGCATCCAGATGCGAAAGCTTGAGGATAGTCTGGGCGAACCTCTGTTTGAACGATCGTCTCGCGGTGTCGCCTTAACGCATCAAGGGGCCCAACTTTTGATCCGTGCGCGCCGAGTTATAGCCATGCTGAAAGAGGCTGAGGTTAGCGTCAAGGGGTCCCATCTTCGTGGGTTGGTCCGGATTGGTATCCCGGAAGAATACAGCACGTCAGTGCTTCCGACTGCACTGCGCACGTTCGACGCCGTCCATCCAGGAGTCGAAATCATCGTTACATTCGGGCGGTCTTCCTCGAACGCCGCAGCTCTGGCGAAGGGTGATCTCGATATTTGCGTCGTCTACGAAACTGGCGGCATCACGGAACAAGAGGTCCTTCAAACTGACCCGACGGTTTGGGTGACATCAGCCATATATGAACAGCATCTGCTCTCCCCTTTGCCCGTCGCGATGTACACCGGAGAAAGTTGGTGCCGCACGATGGCATTGGATGCCCTGAAGGATCGGGGACTCGACTTTCGCATGTCCTACCTGGGAACGAGCACCGGTGGCCTGATCGCCGGCGTTCTCGCTGGCCTCGCAATTGCGCCACTCTCCCGCAGCAGTGTCCCGAGCAATTGCCGAGAGCTAACTGCGGAAGACGGTTTCCCGGTGATTGACCACTCCAATGTTATCCTCATCGTGTCACAATCTAATCCAAGCGATGCAGTGCAGGGCATGGCGTCGGCCATTCGACAGGCGTTTTTCGCGCAGCGATGA
- a CDS encoding SDR family oxidoreductase — MRKVWIITGAGRGMGLDFAKAVLASGDNLVATGRNPNRVAKAIGPSDNLLVVTLDVTKPGDAEAAVKAAVERFGRIDVLVNNAASFYAGYFEELTPQQMDLQLATSLVGPMNVTRAVLPVMRRQGAGKIVSISSTAGIMGFEFCTAYSASKFGLDGWMEALQTEVGPFGIETMIVNPGFFRTELLTEESTQYAPASVPDYAERREQQIAFWKGANGQQQGDPAKLAKALTTLVNLPELPRRFAAGTDAVGLIEQKIALLQQQIDAHRQLSSSLNLDT, encoded by the coding sequence ATGAGAAAAGTTTGGATCATCACTGGTGCCGGGCGCGGCATGGGCCTGGATTTCGCAAAGGCCGTATTGGCCTCGGGCGACAACCTCGTGGCCACTGGCCGCAATCCTAACCGCGTCGCCAAGGCGATCGGCCCGTCGGACAACCTGCTGGTCGTTACCCTCGACGTTACCAAGCCCGGCGATGCGGAAGCGGCCGTCAAGGCGGCCGTCGAACGCTTCGGCCGGATCGACGTCCTGGTCAACAATGCCGCCAGCTTCTATGCGGGCTACTTCGAGGAACTGACGCCGCAGCAGATGGACCTGCAGCTGGCGACCAGCCTGGTCGGCCCGATGAACGTCACCCGCGCGGTCTTGCCGGTCATGCGCAGGCAGGGCGCGGGAAAGATTGTCTCGATCTCGTCGACGGCGGGTATCATGGGCTTTGAGTTCTGCACGGCCTACTCGGCGTCGAAGTTCGGCCTAGACGGCTGGATGGAAGCGCTGCAGACCGAAGTCGGCCCCTTCGGCATCGAAACAATGATCGTCAATCCCGGCTTCTTCCGTACGGAATTGCTGACCGAGGAATCGACGCAATACGCACCGGCATCCGTGCCGGACTATGCCGAGCGCCGCGAGCAGCAGATCGCGTTCTGGAAGGGTGCCAACGGCCAGCAACAGGGCGACCCCGCCAAGCTGGCCAAGGCGCTCACTACCTTGGTCAACCTGCCCGAGTTGCCGCGTCGATTCGCAGCCGGCACTGATGCGGTCGGCCTGATCGAGCAGAAGATCGCCCTGCTACAGCAGCAGATCGACGCACACCGCCAGCTGTCCAGTTCGCTTAATCTCGACACGTAA
- a CDS encoding fatty acid desaturase: MNSPAPEVAFGSAEKAWLKTLSKYRQPSPRRSLFELLVSAIPFAFFWLSAWAAVHYGYWIGLILIIPAAGFLLRLFMIQHDCGHGSFFGRRRFDDWTGRAIGILTLTPYDYWRRAHAEHHASAGNLDERGMGDITTLTVSEYRALSGWGRFGYRLYRHPLIMFGIGPAWVFLIKQRLPIGMMRSGSLPWVSTMATNAVVATISVLLIWSLGVVPFLIVHLPIVLLAGAAGIWLFYIQHQFEETHWSKPPEWQFAHAAIHGSSHYVLPLPLRWITGNIGIHHVHHLSSKVPFYRLPEVLRDHPELSDMGRITIMDSLRAVKLVLWDEARQRLISFRDERLGRI, translated from the coding sequence ATGAACTCACCCGCTCCTGAGGTGGCTTTTGGCAGCGCCGAAAAGGCTTGGCTGAAGACCCTCTCGAAATACCGTCAACCCTCTCCCCGACGCAGCCTTTTCGAACTTCTAGTCAGCGCCATCCCGTTTGCGTTCTTCTGGTTATCAGCGTGGGCCGCGGTTCATTATGGCTACTGGATTGGACTGATCCTCATCATCCCTGCCGCCGGGTTTCTGCTTCGCCTTTTCATGATCCAGCACGATTGCGGCCACGGTTCGTTTTTCGGCCGACGCAGGTTCGACGACTGGACAGGTCGCGCGATCGGGATACTGACGCTGACACCGTACGACTATTGGAGGCGGGCGCACGCCGAGCACCATGCATCGGCCGGAAACCTGGATGAGCGCGGCATGGGCGACATCACCACACTGACCGTGTCGGAGTACAGGGCGCTGTCAGGTTGGGGCCGTTTCGGCTATCGCCTGTATCGGCATCCGTTGATTATGTTCGGGATAGGGCCAGCGTGGGTATTCCTGATCAAGCAGCGCTTGCCGATTGGAATGATGCGCTCGGGGTCCCTGCCCTGGGTGTCTACGATGGCGACTAACGCTGTGGTGGCAACCATCTCCGTTTTGCTGATCTGGTCGCTCGGCGTCGTTCCGTTTCTGATTGTTCATTTGCCGATCGTGCTTCTTGCAGGCGCTGCGGGAATCTGGCTGTTTTACATCCAGCACCAATTCGAGGAGACGCACTGGTCGAAGCCGCCGGAATGGCAGTTTGCGCACGCCGCGATCCATGGGTCGTCGCACTACGTCTTGCCTTTGCCGCTACGCTGGATCACCGGAAACATTGGTATCCATCATGTGCACCACCTGTCGAGCAAAGTGCCTTTCTACAGGTTGCCGGAAGTTCTGAGAGATCATCCGGAACTGAGCGACATGGGCCGGATAACGATAATGGACAGCCTCCGTGCCGTTAAGCTGGTCCTATGGGACGAGGCTCGGCAACGCCTCATCTCGTTTCGCGATGAGCGTTTAGGTCGAATCTAA
- a CDS encoding NAD(P)H-dependent flavin oxidoreductase has translation MGNPSQPLHTRLTELLRCDYPIIQAGMGGPGRSELCAAVSAAGAFGCLGMVKEKPEMIRTEIAAVRARTERPFGVNLVPSVTDPILLDEELEACFAAKVKVMVFFWDVRPDIIDRARRAGCTVIYQIGNLADAIAAERAGVDAIICQGFEAGGHIRGKVTSMVLVPQVAAAVSVPVIGSGGFGSGASLVAALALGAEGIHCGTAFLATNESYAHEYHKQRIVDASSEDTVYSDVFAIGWPPQSPVRTIENSVTRLYSDNLSGHGPDDFELDVIAQDGDEAVCRFSTYSPLQNMTGDLEALALYSGQLCGAINRVRPAGDVVREMVNDANHVLARLHLLK, from the coding sequence ATGGGAAATCCATCTCAACCGTTGCATACGCGTCTGACCGAGTTACTCCGCTGCGATTATCCGATCATCCAAGCTGGCATGGGCGGTCCCGGTCGCTCCGAGCTCTGCGCTGCTGTAAGCGCTGCCGGCGCTTTTGGCTGCTTAGGGATGGTCAAAGAAAAACCGGAGATGATCAGGACCGAAATCGCAGCTGTGAGAGCAAGAACCGAGCGTCCCTTCGGAGTAAATCTCGTTCCATCCGTTACGGACCCGATCCTGCTGGACGAGGAATTGGAAGCCTGCTTCGCGGCGAAGGTGAAGGTCATGGTGTTTTTCTGGGACGTGCGCCCGGACATCATTGACCGCGCTCGAAGGGCTGGATGCACCGTCATCTATCAAATAGGAAACCTTGCCGATGCGATTGCTGCCGAGCGGGCGGGCGTGGACGCGATCATTTGCCAAGGCTTCGAAGCTGGCGGCCATATCCGCGGCAAGGTCACCTCAATGGTTCTAGTGCCTCAGGTCGCCGCCGCCGTAAGCGTTCCGGTCATCGGCTCCGGGGGTTTCGGCTCCGGGGCAAGTTTGGTGGCTGCCCTTGCTTTGGGCGCGGAAGGGATTCATTGCGGAACGGCGTTCCTGGCGACAAACGAGTCCTATGCGCATGAGTATCACAAACAACGAATTGTCGACGCCAGTTCGGAGGATACGGTCTACTCCGACGTGTTTGCCATAGGCTGGCCACCGCAATCGCCTGTCCGGACGATAGAAAACAGCGTCACCAGACTTTACTCTGACAACTTGTCAGGGCACGGACCAGATGACTTCGAACTTGACGTCATTGCTCAGGATGGAGACGAGGCGGTCTGTCGCTTCAGCACCTATTCTCCCCTGCAGAACATGACTGGCGACTTGGAAGCCCTGGCACTCTATTCTGGCCAGCTATGCGGGGCAATCAATCGGGTCCGTCCGGCTGGCGACGTCGTGCGCGAGATGGTCAACGATGCCAATCATGTGCTCGCTCGCCTGCATCTTCTGAAGTAG
- a CDS encoding dihydrofolate reductase family protein, with translation MVVRVDLMISLDGFATTTDQTLEAPFGEDWPRLVGAYVATRTFRERVFKDTTGAGTTGVDDEYATEYFENVGAEIMGAGMFGLHNFPDDPNWRGWWGDEPPFQVPVFVLTRNPRPSIEMAGGTTFHFLNSTSVDALQQAVRVANGKDVRIGGGPTVVRDYLKAGLVDRLHVAITPILLGRGIRLWDDLRGLEAGYSVKAETAESGTIHVTFQR, from the coding sequence GTGGTAGTTCGTGTCGATCTCATGATCTCGCTAGATGGTTTCGCGACAACGACGGACCAGACGCTCGAAGCCCCGTTCGGCGAGGACTGGCCGCGTCTCGTCGGCGCATATGTTGCAACACGAACGTTTCGTGAGCGCGTGTTCAAGGACACCACGGGAGCAGGGACCACAGGTGTGGACGACGAATACGCGACGGAATATTTCGAGAATGTGGGTGCCGAGATTATGGGCGCTGGAATGTTCGGGCTCCACAACTTTCCCGACGATCCGAACTGGCGTGGCTGGTGGGGCGACGAGCCGCCCTTCCAGGTTCCGGTCTTTGTCCTCACCCGCAACCCACGACCCTCCATAGAGATGGCCGGTGGCACCACTTTCCACTTCCTCAATAGCACATCGGTGGATGCGCTCCAGCAGGCGGTAAGGGTCGCAAATGGCAAGGATGTGAGGATAGGCGGCGGTCCTACCGTCGTCCGCGACTATCTCAAGGCCGGCCTTGTCGATCGCCTTCATGTTGCTATCACGCCGATTTTGCTCGGGCGCGGCATCCGCCTGTGGGACGATCTGCGCGGCCTCGAAGCTGGCTACTCAGTTAAAGCCGAAACGGCTGAGAGCGGCACCATCCACGTCACCTTCCAACGATAG
- a CDS encoding acyl-CoA dehydrogenase family protein — MTQLTYAWGATPGEDYDALVAPFRPIFAEIAKEATRRDHERDLPHAAIQRLKEAGFGAVRLPREQGGRGASLPQFFSVLIELSEADSNVTQALRAHFGFTEDILNSKSPERRATWFERIARGEIVGSAWSEVGAGAGLDRFSTEVMEKDGKLFLNGAKYYTTGSLFADWIDVGASNSAGEGVAIAVRRDADGVEVIDDWDGFGQVLTASGTATFRDVAVLPDQVIVDDERFKYGAAFYQLVHLATLAGIGRAITNDVARAVAERKRTYTHAAASRSSQDPQVLQVVGRIRAAAYASGAIVLQAANSLERAFEAHFAGSPEAEEVANALAELETAQAQTVVSDLILDASTLLFDALGASATKKPAGLDRHWRNARTLASHNPRIYKHRIIGDFAVNGTPPPYQWRIGASAG; from the coding sequence ATGACGCAGCTGACATACGCCTGGGGTGCAACCCCGGGAGAAGACTATGATGCCCTGGTGGCGCCTTTTCGGCCGATTTTTGCCGAGATAGCCAAGGAGGCCACGCGACGGGATCATGAGCGGGATCTTCCGCATGCCGCGATCCAAAGATTGAAGGAAGCGGGTTTCGGCGCCGTGCGACTGCCGCGCGAACAGGGCGGACGAGGAGCGTCGCTGCCGCAGTTCTTCAGCGTGCTGATCGAGTTGTCCGAAGCCGATTCCAATGTGACGCAGGCTCTGCGTGCCCATTTCGGCTTCACCGAAGACATCCTGAATTCGAAATCTCCGGAGCGGCGCGCCACTTGGTTCGAGCGCATCGCGCGCGGCGAAATCGTCGGCAGCGCCTGGAGCGAAGTTGGCGCGGGCGCAGGTCTCGATCGTTTTTCCACGGAGGTCATGGAGAAAGACGGCAAACTTTTCCTCAATGGGGCGAAATATTACACGACCGGTTCGCTGTTTGCCGACTGGATCGATGTCGGGGCATCTAATTCTGCGGGAGAGGGTGTTGCAATCGCTGTCAGGCGCGATGCCGATGGCGTGGAGGTGATCGACGACTGGGATGGCTTCGGGCAGGTGCTCACCGCCAGCGGCACGGCGACGTTCCGCGATGTTGCCGTCCTGCCGGATCAGGTCATCGTCGATGACGAGCGCTTCAAATACGGCGCCGCCTTCTACCAGCTTGTGCATCTGGCGACGCTGGCCGGGATCGGGCGTGCGATCACCAATGATGTGGCCAGGGCTGTCGCCGAGCGCAAGCGCACCTATACCCACGCCGCTGCATCCCGCTCCAGCCAGGACCCGCAGGTGCTGCAGGTGGTCGGGCGCATCCGGGCTGCGGCCTATGCGTCCGGGGCGATCGTGCTTCAGGCGGCAAATAGTCTGGAGCGTGCTTTCGAAGCGCATTTTGCCGGATCTCCCGAAGCTGAGGAGGTCGCGAATGCCCTTGCCGAGCTTGAGACGGCGCAGGCCCAGACGGTCGTCTCCGATCTGATCCTCGATGCCTCGACACTGCTCTTCGATGCACTTGGCGCATCCGCGACGAAGAAGCCGGCCGGTCTCGACCGGCACTGGCGCAATGCCCGCACGCTTGCCTCCCACAATCCGCGCATCTACAAGCATCGCATCATCGGCGATTTCGCCGTCAACGGCACGCCGCCGCCCTATCAGTGGCGCATCGGCGCGAGTGCGGGGTGA
- a CDS encoding NADH:flavin oxidoreductase yields MHTSTDVLFEPFRVKSLALPNRIVMAPMTRTFAPEGIPGTANAAYYRRRAEGGVGLILSEGTVVNRPSSRNEPGIPFFHGDAALSGWKHVIDAVHQAGGRMGPQLWHTGSTVGMSGWQPAKPVESPSGLLAPDQPRGIEMSDEAIADTIAAFAQAAADAKRLGFDTIEIHGAHGYLIDEFFWSGTNRRGDRWGGASIKERSRFAAEVVGAIRAAVGTEFPIILRVSQWKQQDYSTRLAETPDLMADWLQPLVDAGVDILHCSQRRFWEPEFPDIDGENGLNFAGWAKKLTGAATISVGSVGLSGEFLKAFAGESSTTVGIDTLLTRMERNEFDLIAVGRALISNPDWTNKIHQGDTANLKGFSAGELAELV; encoded by the coding sequence ATGCACACTTCCACCGATGTCCTGTTTGAGCCCTTCCGCGTGAAGTCGCTTGCGCTTCCCAATCGCATCGTCATGGCGCCGATGACGCGCACGTTTGCACCGGAAGGCATTCCGGGGACTGCGAATGCAGCCTATTATCGCCGCCGGGCCGAAGGTGGTGTCGGGCTGATCCTGTCGGAAGGTACGGTGGTCAACCGCCCGTCTTCGCGAAACGAGCCAGGCATTCCTTTTTTTCATGGCGATGCGGCACTTTCGGGCTGGAAGCATGTTATTGATGCGGTTCATCAGGCCGGTGGCCGAATGGGACCTCAGCTCTGGCATACGGGATCGACTGTCGGCATGAGTGGCTGGCAGCCGGCCAAACCAGTTGAAAGCCCATCTGGTCTTTTGGCTCCCGACCAGCCGCGCGGGATCGAAATGTCCGACGAGGCTATTGCTGATACAATCGCTGCGTTTGCTCAGGCTGCTGCCGACGCCAAGCGACTGGGCTTCGACACCATCGAAATTCATGGCGCGCATGGTTACCTCATCGACGAATTTTTCTGGAGCGGCACGAATCGGCGAGGCGATCGTTGGGGTGGAGCATCCATCAAGGAACGTTCGCGCTTTGCGGCGGAAGTCGTAGGTGCGATCCGCGCTGCCGTTGGCACGGAATTTCCGATCATCCTGCGCGTTAGCCAGTGGAAACAGCAGGATTACTCGACGCGTCTGGCGGAAACGCCGGACCTTATGGCCGATTGGCTCCAGCCGCTGGTCGATGCTGGCGTCGATATTCTGCATTGCTCGCAGCGCCGCTTCTGGGAGCCCGAGTTTCCCGACATCGATGGCGAGAACGGTCTCAACTTTGCTGGCTGGGCAAAAAAGCTGACGGGTGCCGCAACCATCAGCGTCGGATCGGTTGGTCTCTCCGGAGAATTTCTGAAAGCTTTTGCGGGCGAAAGCTCGACCACTGTCGGGATCGATACGTTGCTGACCCGCATGGAGCGGAATGAGTTCGACCTGATCGCTGTCGGACGCGCCCTGATCAGCAACCCCGATTGGACAAACAAAATCCACCAGGGCGACACAGCGAACCTGAAAGGCTTCAGCGCTGGCGAACTGGCAGAGCTCGTGTGA
- a CDS encoding ArsR/SmtB family transcription factor: MPYHSNPLDLAFHALSDPTRRAVVSRLVEGELPVSTLAEPFDMALPSFAQHLKVLEDCGLIVSQKRGRSRWCRLVQARFDEAADWMEAERRRWAERLGRLETYLDKTEEDDEGYGKPV, translated from the coding sequence ATGCCTTACCATTCAAATCCGCTCGACCTCGCCTTTCACGCTCTCAGCGACCCGACCCGCCGCGCTGTGGTGTCGCGGCTCGTCGAGGGCGAGTTGCCCGTCAGCACCCTCGCCGAGCCTTTCGACATGGCCCTGCCCTCCTTCGCCCAGCATCTCAAGGTACTGGAAGATTGCGGGCTGATCGTCAGCCAGAAGCGCGGGCGCAGCCGATGGTGCCGGTTGGTGCAGGCGCGCTTCGATGAGGCGGCGGACTGGATGGAAGCAGAGCGCCGGCGCTGGGCCGAGCGGTTGGGTCGACTGGAAACCTACCTGGACAAAACCGAAGAGGATGACGAAGGATATGGCAAACCTGTTTGA
- a CDS encoding DMT family transporter, with protein MVVVATLAWSFAGLLTRMLSVDVWTAVCWRAFAGGAMLLVPVLVRERSNVLRSVLTLGSVGWITVGLSVVAQASTTAGLFLTSVAHVTVIYATCPFLAAILAWLWLGETISRSALVAVVLSIVGIAIVVSGATETSSLLGDSVAFVMTLSFALIIVMSKANPTLRLLEITLVSTFLIFLPFARTETLDLHNGVVLAIYGFNNMVLGFFLFIRGARNIPAATSGLIATLEIVLSPLWVWLFFNETIDALTFIGGIIVVIAVLGHLIASIGWERSARAPA; from the coding sequence ATGGTCGTCGTCGCAACGCTAGCCTGGAGTTTTGCAGGACTTCTGACCAGAATGTTATCTGTCGATGTGTGGACGGCGGTGTGCTGGAGAGCCTTTGCCGGTGGCGCGATGCTCTTGGTGCCAGTCCTGGTTCGAGAACGCTCCAACGTCTTGCGCAGCGTTCTGACCTTGGGTTCGGTTGGCTGGATAACGGTTGGTTTAAGCGTGGTCGCGCAGGCATCCACGACGGCAGGCCTTTTTCTCACGAGTGTCGCCCATGTCACCGTCATCTATGCGACATGCCCCTTCCTTGCAGCCATTCTGGCGTGGCTGTGGCTGGGGGAGACAATCTCCCGTAGCGCCTTGGTGGCGGTCGTCCTGTCGATCGTCGGTATCGCAATTGTGGTATCCGGAGCCACAGAAACCAGTAGTCTGCTTGGCGATAGCGTCGCGTTCGTCATGACGCTCTCCTTTGCGCTGATCATCGTTATGTCGAAGGCCAACCCCACGCTGCGACTTTTGGAGATCACACTTGTCAGTACCTTTCTGATCTTTCTGCCTTTTGCGCGCACCGAAACACTCGACCTCCACAATGGTGTCGTCCTTGCGATCTACGGCTTCAACAACATGGTACTCGGTTTCTTCCTGTTCATCCGAGGCGCGCGCAACATACCGGCTGCGACGAGCGGGCTCATCGCGACGTTGGAAATTGTACTTTCACCGTTATGGGTATGGTTGTTTTTCAACGAAACCATTGACGCGCTCACTTTCATTGGTGGCATCATCGTCGTCATAGCCGTGCTTGGCCACCTCATCGCGTCGATAGGTTGGGAACGGAGCGCGCGCGCGCCTGCGTGA
- a CDS encoding calcium-binding protein, which yields MAWQYPISSTSTTTTIDLTTTDNVYVAQQVAITSSKGIGVYGSGSNHHAVIDGTVAGYYEAVWLGSNGSVDKGQFLEISKTGKLFSGDGYGAAIYAASSNVQNEGVIIGGFIGVEFQAISTTGFSTFNNSGSIVGRDYIGVSFRGSTQEIRIDNSGTIKSVAAVQGGQGVDKFLNRGTVIGTVDLGLGQDTYDGRTGSVKGAVSGGEGADKLYGGKEANILHGDAGKDRMYGAGGADKLYGGADSDTFVYLKTTESTLTVRDAIYDFNHIDFIDLHSIDARTTTSGNQAFTFIGSAAFAHHAGELRYLKSGGDTYVYGDTNGDAKTDFSIKLEGSFAMEKGDFLL from the coding sequence ATGGCATGGCAATATCCCATATCTAGCACAAGCACTACAACGACCATTGATCTCACGACAACTGACAACGTCTATGTTGCGCAGCAGGTCGCTATAACTTCATCAAAGGGTATTGGCGTCTACGGAAGTGGCTCCAATCATCACGCAGTAATAGACGGTACGGTTGCAGGCTACTATGAAGCCGTTTGGCTCGGGAGTAATGGTTCAGTTGACAAGGGCCAATTTCTGGAGATTTCCAAAACGGGAAAGCTTTTCAGCGGCGACGGGTATGGAGCGGCGATCTATGCCGCATCCAGCAATGTTCAAAACGAAGGCGTCATTATAGGCGGTTTTATTGGGGTGGAGTTTCAAGCGATATCTACAACCGGATTTTCCACATTCAACAATTCCGGCTCCATTGTCGGAAGGGATTATATTGGAGTAAGTTTTAGAGGCAGTACGCAAGAGATACGTATTGACAATAGCGGCACTATCAAGAGCGTAGCGGCTGTCCAAGGAGGCCAGGGCGTCGATAAGTTTCTAAACAGGGGAACAGTCATTGGTACGGTTGATCTCGGACTTGGCCAGGATACCTACGACGGTCGAACTGGATCGGTAAAGGGGGCAGTATCGGGGGGGGAAGGCGCTGACAAACTCTATGGTGGCAAGGAAGCAAATATACTCCACGGCGACGCCGGCAAAGACCGCATGTATGGGGCGGGTGGAGCAGACAAGCTCTATGGTGGTGCGGATTCTGACACGTTCGTCTATCTAAAAACGACCGAATCCACGCTTACTGTTCGGGATGCCATTTACGATTTCAACCATATTGATTTTATTGATCTTCACTCCATCGACGCCAGGACGACCACTTCAGGCAATCAGGCGTTCACCTTTATAGGTTCGGCTGCCTTCGCTCACCATGCCGGGGAACTTCGGTATTTGAAAAGCGGTGGTGACACCTACGTTTACGGCGACACGAACGGAGACGCGAAGACTGACTTCAGTATCAAGCTGGAAGGCTCGTTTGCGATGGAGAAGGGCGACTTTCTTCTTTGA
- a CDS encoding sulfurtransferase, with amino-acid sequence MAVCRNGSWMVILSRQVSPPPCSPRTFVPALRAKRLRGVGDLLNNLESAAELVLDARPAGRFAGQGAEPRPGIRSGHIPGSRSLPYTKLLNQDATFPSPATLRERFATVGVDGSQPVVTTCGSGVSAAILTLGLRLADLPVGALYDGSWTEWGGRSDTPVEQS; translated from the coding sequence ATGGCGGTCTGCCGAAATGGCAGTTGGATGGTCATCCTGTCGAGACAGGTGAGCCCGCCCCCTTGCAGCCCTCGAACCTTCGTTCCTGCTTTGAGGGCAAAGCGCCTACGCGGCGTTGGCGATCTGCTCAACAATCTCGAAAGCGCTGCAGAACTGGTGCTAGATGCCCGACCGGCCGGTCGCTTTGCCGGTCAGGGCGCCGAGCCGAGACCCGGCATCCGGTCCGGCCATATTCCCGGCAGTCGGAGCCTGCCTTATACCAAACTGCTCAATCAGGATGCCACCTTTCCCAGTCCCGCCACGCTGCGGGAGCGCTTCGCCACGGTTGGTGTCGATGGCTCGCAGCCCGTTGTCACCACCTGCGGCAGCGGAGTGTCTGCGGCCATTCTAACGCTGGGACTTCGTCTTGCCGATCTGCCTGTCGGAGCGTTGTACGACGGGTCTTGGACGGAGTGGGGCGGCCGGTCGGATACGCCGGTCGAGCAAAGCTAG
- a CDS encoding SRPBCC family protein, which yields MANLFETWTLDREIVLVKLLNHRREKVFAAWMDPKALSEWYGPAGLSIETHEADIREGGVWRFDMVGIFEGQQQRFPNLMRFLQIVPNERIVMDYGTRDPDDPDRFRVTVTFDEQADGKTVLTMRQLHPSAKRRQEVIGFGAVEYGLQTLDSLAAWLDG from the coding sequence ATGGCAAACCTGTTTGAGACATGGACGCTTGACCGCGAAATCGTGCTGGTGAAGCTGCTCAACCATCGACGCGAGAAGGTCTTTGCCGCCTGGATGGATCCCAAGGCACTTTCCGAATGGTACGGCCCGGCCGGCCTCAGTATCGAGACCCACGAAGCCGATATTCGCGAGGGCGGGGTCTGGCGGTTCGATATGGTGGGCATATTCGAGGGCCAGCAGCAGCGCTTTCCAAACCTCATGCGCTTTCTGCAGATCGTGCCGAACGAGAGGATCGTCATGGACTATGGCACGCGTGATCCTGACGATCCCGACCGTTTCCGCGTCACGGTGACCTTTGATGAACAGGCCGACGGCAAGACTGTGCTGACCATGCGCCAGCTCCACCCCAGCGCTAAGCGGCGTCAAGAGGTCATCGGCTTCGGTGCGGTCGAATACGGGCTGCAGACGCTGGATAGTCTTGCAGCCTGGCTGGACGGCTGA
- a CDS encoding winged helix-turn-helix transcriptional regulator, with product MCAATPDFHVNCPSRLIFEQIADKWSMMIITVLNSGPVRFNGIKRQLEGVTQKSLTQCLRRLERNGLIERRVIPVSPVAVEYELTDLGRSLQPRLLSVYSWTLEKMQEIEAARQQFDQKAAA from the coding sequence ATGTGCGCCGCTACCCCGGACTTTCATGTCAACTGCCCAAGCCGCCTTATCTTCGAACAGATCGCTGACAAGTGGTCTATGATGATCATTACCGTGCTTAATTCCGGCCCCGTGCGCTTCAATGGCATCAAGCGGCAGCTTGAAGGCGTCACGCAGAAGTCGTTAACGCAATGCCTGAGACGTCTGGAGCGTAATGGTCTGATCGAACGGCGGGTCATTCCGGTGTCACCGGTGGCCGTGGAGTACGAGCTTACGGACCTCGGTCGCTCCCTCCAGCCTCGGCTTTTGTCCGTCTACTCCTGGACGCTTGAAAAAATGCAGGAAATTGAGGCCGCACGACAGCAATTCGATCAAAAGGCCGCAGCCTGA